GGCGGCCGTGCCCGTTCCCAAGAGAGAGTGTGAGAGTGCTCGTACTCGTCGCTCCCGGCCAGGGCGCTCAGACGCCCGGCTTCCTGACTGAATGGCTCGACTTCCCCGGTGTTCGCGGTGCCCTCGAGGCCTGGTCGGACGCCGTGGGACTCGACCTGATCCGTTACGGCACCGAGGCGGACGCGGAGGAGATCCGCGACACCGCGGTGGCGCAGCCGCTGCTGGTCGCGGCCGGACTGGCGTCGGCGTCCCTGCTGTTCGAGGACCCGGCCGACTTCCCGCGGAAGGTCGGCGCCGTCGCCGGGCACAGCGTCGGCGAGTTCACCGCCGCCTCGCTCGCCGGGGTGCTCCCGCACGAGGAGGCCCTCCGCCTGGTCCGCACCCGTGGGCTCGCCATGGCCGAGGCCGCCGCCGTCACCGAGACGGGCATGGCCGCGCTGCTGGGCGGCGACCCGGACGTGACGGTCCCGCATCTGACGAAGCTGGGTCTGACCCCCGCCAACATCAACGGCGCGGGCCAGATCGTCGCGGCCGGCACCAAGGAGCAGCTCGCCGCGCTGGAGGCGGACAAGCCCGAGGGCGTGCGCAAGGTCGTC
This is a stretch of genomic DNA from Streptomyces hawaiiensis. It encodes these proteins:
- a CDS encoding ACP S-malonyltransferase — protein: MLVLVAPGQGAQTPGFLTEWLDFPGVRGALEAWSDAVGLDLIRYGTEADAEEIRDTAVAQPLLVAAGLASASLLFEDPADFPRKVGAVAGHSVGEFTAASLAGVLPHEEALRLVRTRGLAMAEAAAVTETGMAALLGGDPDVTVPHLTKLGLTPANINGAGQIVAAGTKEQLAALEADKPEGVRKVVALKVAGAFHTHHMAPAVDTLAKAAEALTPGDPKLTYVSNADGRAVATGSEVLDRLVGQVANPVRWDLCMETFKELGVTALVELCPGGTLTGLARRALPGVKTLALKSPADLDAARELIAETPTSAADAAGA